The proteins below are encoded in one region of Candidatus Thiodiazotropha sp. LNASS1:
- a CDS encoding CreA family protein yields MLFSSLLQGEELGQVSTKFRVVGPNDKIIIEAFDDPAVPGVTCYLSRAKTGGVGGAIGIAEDTSDASIACRQTGPVKLATDILNKSRDGEEVFKQRTSILFKTMQVVRFYDEKRNTLVYMTYSDKLVDGSPKNSITAVPLYRPAPLPAPGPDSQ; encoded by the coding sequence ATGCTTTTTTCCTCTCTGCTGCAAGGGGAAGAGCTGGGGCAGGTAAGTACCAAATTCCGGGTTGTAGGTCCAAACGATAAGATCATCATCGAAGCCTTCGATGATCCGGCTGTTCCCGGTGTCACCTGCTATCTGAGCAGGGCTAAAACAGGAGGCGTCGGTGGCGCCATCGGTATTGCAGAGGACACCTCAGACGCCTCAATCGCCTGCCGACAGACAGGTCCGGTGAAGCTGGCCACAGACATTCTGAACAAATCACGGGATGGTGAAGAGGTCTTTAAACAACGCACATCCATTTTGTTCAAAACGATGCAGGTTGTCAGGTTCTATGATGAAAAACGCAATACCCTGGTCTATATGACTTACAGCGATAAACTGGTGGATGGTTCGCCGAAAAACAGCATCACAGCGGTACCACTCTATCGACCGGCACCACTCCCGGCACCCGGCCCGGACAGCCAATGA
- a CDS encoding endonuclease/exonuclease/phosphatase family protein — MHNQIIQNQSMLDGTDRLRLLSYNIQAGADTRRYHEYVTRGWKQMLPHKQQLGNLNRIAHLLKDFDVVGLQEVDSGSLRSGFIDQTAYLAEHAGFPYWYRQVNRKLGKLAQHSNGVLSRVEPSIISEYRLPGLPGRGAVLMEFETSEKPLGICMMHLALGRRARLRQLSYVSDLVSHYSHLVLMGDFNCGCSSQEFRYLIERTNLQGSPCDMMTFPSWRPSRKLDHILASPTLKVAKSEVLNYAHSDHLPVSLEIELPKDVVLPMAA, encoded by the coding sequence ATGCACAATCAAATCATTCAGAACCAGTCCATGCTGGACGGTACAGACAGACTGCGCCTGCTCAGCTACAACATACAGGCCGGTGCCGATACCAGGCGCTACCATGAGTATGTCACCCGTGGCTGGAAGCAGATGCTGCCGCATAAGCAGCAGCTGGGGAACCTGAATCGGATTGCGCATCTGTTGAAGGATTTCGATGTGGTGGGGCTGCAGGAAGTCGATTCAGGCAGTCTGCGCAGCGGTTTTATCGACCAGACCGCCTATCTGGCCGAGCATGCGGGCTTTCCCTACTGGTACCGGCAGGTGAATCGTAAGTTGGGCAAGCTGGCTCAACATAGCAACGGTGTGCTCAGCCGGGTTGAACCAAGCATCATTTCAGAGTACCGACTGCCCGGATTACCCGGCCGTGGTGCCGTATTGATGGAGTTTGAGACCAGCGAGAAGCCTTTGGGTATCTGCATGATGCACCTGGCATTGGGCCGTCGGGCACGTCTGCGCCAGCTCTCCTATGTCAGCGATCTGGTATCTCACTACTCACATCTGGTTTTGATGGGGGATTTCAATTGTGGCTGCAGTTCCCAGGAATTTCGCTACCTGATCGAACGGACCAACCTGCAAGGCAGTCCCTGCGACATGATGACCTTCCCCAGTTGGCGCCCGAGTCGCAAGCTGGACCATATCCTGGCTTCGCCCACCCTGAAAGTGGCCAAGTCGGAAGTGCTCAACTATGCACACTCGGACCACTTGCCGGTCAGTCTGGAGATCGAACTGCCGAAAGATGTTGTGCTGCCCATGGCCGCATGA
- a CDS encoding efflux RND transporter permease subunit, whose protein sequence is MILSDISVKRPVFASVLSLLLIAFGLVAFDQLPLREYPNIDSPIVSVETIYPGAAANVVETRITQLIEDRISGVEGIRFISSVSEDGRSVVTIEFDVQRDIDGAANDVRDRVSAILDNLPLEAEPPEIQKVDSNEDVIMWLNLVSDRMTVPELSDYARRYLVDRFSVLDGVARVRVGGGQTFAMRIWIDRQALAARGLTVTDVEQALRAGNLELPAGSIDSVDRAFTVRVDRTFHSADDFARLVLARGDDGYLVRLGEVARVEKGAAETRTFFRGNGVPMVGIGIIKQSTANTLAVAEAAKAETERVNTTLPEGMEIKQSFDSSVFIERAISEVYKTLFIAILLVVTVIFLFLGSVRAMIVPAVAVPVSLIATFLVLLILGFTINILTLLALVLAIGLVVDDAIVMLENIHRRMEEYGESRLVAAFRGAKQVAFAVISTTVVLVSVFTPIAFLGGDLGRLFSEFALTMAAAVGFSSLVALTLSPMLASQILPAGNVGRVSLSRWVDGLFGRIRDIYIKTLHVAMRHVWLMLLLFAGMVAMAYWLLQQIPDEYAPKEDRGAFYLIVNGPEGASYEYMKEYMDEIERRMMSYVESGEITRLLVRAPRRFSNFAIFNGGIVINVLNEWNSRRSAWTIMNELRKNLSDLPGVKVFPVMRQGFGRRIQKPIQFVIGGGTYDELAEWRDRLLQQIEQDNPGLVGLNWDYKETKPQLKVDIDYDRAAELGVTVETIGRTLETMFGSRRVTTYIEQGEEYDVILEGERSDQRTPTDLNHLYVRSTASGQLVQLSNLVTLREVADSISLNRYNRVRALTIEANLKQGLALGAALGYLEGLVREHLPAHAIIDYKGQSRDYKTAGSSVVFVLILGVVVVYLVLAAQFESWLHPLVIMLTVPLAMAGALLGLYLTDQTLNIYSQIGLIMLVGLAAKNGILIVEFANQLRDAGKAFSDALIEAAHVRFRPIVMTGITTAAGSLPLLLSAGAGSETRTVIGTVILSGVIAATLFTLYIVPVAYHLLARHSGSPKQLSQQLEKELTEQQNQLE, encoded by the coding sequence ATGATCCTTTCTGACATCTCAGTCAAAAGACCGGTCTTCGCTTCTGTCCTCTCGCTGTTATTGATTGCCTTCGGTTTGGTTGCCTTCGATCAGCTGCCGTTGCGCGAGTACCCCAATATCGATTCACCGATCGTTTCAGTGGAGACGATCTATCCCGGAGCGGCCGCCAATGTGGTGGAGACCCGTATCACCCAATTGATCGAGGATAGAATCTCCGGTGTCGAAGGGATCCGTTTTATCTCATCGGTGAGCGAGGATGGACGCTCCGTGGTCACCATCGAGTTTGACGTGCAGCGGGACATAGACGGTGCTGCCAATGACGTGCGTGACCGGGTATCGGCCATTCTGGACAACTTGCCGTTGGAAGCCGAGCCGCCGGAGATCCAGAAGGTCGACAGTAATGAAGATGTCATTATGTGGCTCAACCTGGTCAGTGACCGGATGACCGTACCCGAGCTGTCCGATTATGCGCGGCGCTACCTGGTCGATCGCTTCTCGGTGCTCGATGGCGTGGCCCGGGTGCGGGTGGGCGGCGGCCAGACTTTTGCCATGCGCATCTGGATCGACCGACAGGCCCTTGCGGCACGCGGCTTGACGGTAACCGATGTGGAGCAGGCCTTGCGCGCCGGGAATCTGGAGTTACCCGCTGGGAGCATCGATTCGGTCGACAGGGCGTTCACGGTACGGGTGGACCGGACATTTCACTCCGCTGACGATTTCGCCAGGCTGGTGCTCGCCCGGGGTGATGACGGTTATCTGGTGCGGCTGGGTGAAGTGGCCCGGGTTGAAAAAGGTGCCGCAGAGACACGTACCTTCTTCCGCGGCAATGGTGTGCCGATGGTCGGTATCGGTATCATCAAGCAGTCCACCGCCAACACCCTGGCTGTGGCCGAGGCGGCCAAGGCAGAGACGGAGCGGGTCAATACCACCCTGCCCGAGGGTATGGAGATCAAGCAGAGCTTCGATAGTTCTGTATTCATTGAAAGAGCTATCAGCGAGGTTTACAAGACCCTGTTTATCGCCATTCTTTTGGTGGTTACCGTGATCTTTCTCTTCCTCGGCAGCGTGCGTGCAATGATAGTACCGGCGGTGGCGGTGCCGGTTTCACTGATCGCCACGTTTCTGGTGCTGCTGATACTCGGTTTCACCATCAATATACTGACCCTGCTCGCCCTTGTGTTGGCGATCGGCCTGGTGGTGGATGATGCCATCGTGATGTTGGAGAATATCCATCGTCGTATGGAGGAGTATGGTGAGTCAAGGCTTGTGGCGGCCTTTCGCGGCGCCAAGCAGGTTGCCTTTGCGGTGATCTCAACCACCGTAGTGTTGGTGTCCGTGTTCACCCCCATCGCTTTCCTCGGGGGTGATCTCGGACGGCTCTTTTCAGAGTTTGCCCTGACCATGGCCGCAGCGGTCGGCTTCTCCAGTCTGGTCGCCCTGACGCTGTCACCCATGCTGGCATCCCAGATCCTGCCTGCCGGCAATGTCGGCAGGGTAAGCCTCAGCCGATGGGTGGATGGACTGTTTGGGCGTATCCGGGATATCTATATCAAGACACTTCATGTGGCAATGCGCCATGTATGGCTGATGCTGTTGTTGTTCGCCGGTATGGTGGCGATGGCTTACTGGCTGTTGCAGCAGATACCGGATGAGTATGCCCCCAAGGAGGACAGGGGTGCCTTCTATCTGATCGTCAACGGTCCGGAGGGTGCCTCCTATGAATATATGAAGGAATATATGGATGAGATCGAACGGCGCATGATGTCCTATGTGGAGTCCGGCGAAATAACGCGCTTGCTGGTAAGGGCGCCCAGGCGATTCAGTAACTTCGCGATCTTCAACGGCGGTATCGTCATCAATGTGTTGAATGAGTGGAACTCGCGCCGTAGTGCCTGGACGATCATGAATGAACTGCGTAAAAATCTGTCCGATCTTCCCGGTGTGAAGGTCTTCCCGGTGATGCGCCAGGGCTTTGGCCGACGCATACAGAAACCGATCCAGTTTGTGATTGGAGGGGGTACCTATGACGAGTTGGCGGAATGGCGGGATAGGCTGCTGCAACAGATCGAGCAAGACAATCCGGGTTTAGTGGGTCTCAACTGGGACTATAAGGAGACCAAACCGCAGTTGAAGGTGGATATCGACTACGATCGGGCGGCGGAACTGGGTGTAACCGTCGAGACCATCGGCCGTACACTGGAAACCATGTTCGGTTCGCGCAGGGTAACGACCTATATCGAGCAAGGGGAGGAGTACGATGTCATTCTTGAAGGTGAGCGCAGCGATCAGCGTACTCCCACAGATCTGAATCATCTCTATGTCCGCTCCACAGCAAGCGGTCAGCTGGTGCAGCTCTCCAATCTGGTGACGCTGCGGGAGGTTGCCGACTCGATCAGCCTGAATCGCTATAATCGTGTGCGTGCCCTGACTATCGAGGCCAATCTGAAACAGGGGTTGGCCTTGGGTGCGGCGTTGGGATACCTTGAGGGATTGGTGAGGGAGCATCTGCCCGCCCATGCCATCATCGACTATAAGGGGCAGTCCAGGGACTACAAGACCGCAGGCAGCTCCGTCGTATTCGTGCTGATACTCGGCGTGGTGGTGGTCTATCTGGTACTTGCCGCACAGTTCGAGAGTTGGTTGCACCCATTGGTTATCATGTTGACCGTGCCCTTAGCCATGGCGGGGGCGCTGCTGGGTCTCTATCTGACAGACCAGACGCTGAATATCTACAGCCAGATAGGTTTGATCATGCTGGTGGGACTGGCGGCAAAAAACGGTATCCTTATCGTTGAATTCGCCAATCAGCTCAGAGACGCGGGCAAGGCATTTTCAGATGCCCTGATAGAGGCGGCCCATGTGCGATTTCGCCCGATCGTGATGACCGGTATAACCACGGCTGCCGGCTCCCTGCCTTTGCTATTATCAGCCGGTGCGGGTTCCGAGACACGCACTGTGATAGGTACTGTCATCCTCTCGGGTGTCATTGCCGCGACCCTGTTTACCCTCTATATCGTACCTGTCGCGTACCATCTCCTGGCCAGGCACAGCGGATCACCTAAGCAGCTCAGCCAGCAACTGGAGAAGGAACTGACGGAACAGCAGAACCAGCTGGAATAG
- a CDS encoding c-type cytochrome has translation MNKMKMMLLATSATVLSLGAVATASADPVALATQRGCMACHQLETKVVGPAYKEVAAKYKGQEGAAEMLAAKVKAGGSGVWGPVPMPPNAHVSDEDIKVIVDWLLTL, from the coding sequence ATGAATAAGATGAAGATGATGCTGCTGGCAACCAGCGCGACAGTTCTGTCTCTGGGCGCCGTGGCAACTGCTAGCGCTGATCCTGTGGCACTTGCGACTCAACGTGGCTGCATGGCCTGCCACCAGCTTGAAACCAAGGTAGTCGGACCTGCTTATAAAGAGGTCGCTGCCAAGTATAAGGGCCAGGAAGGCGCCGCCGAGATGCTGGCCGCAAAGGTTAAGGCAGGCGGATCCGGTGTATGGGGTCCTGTACCCATGCCGCCTAATGCGCATGTCAGTGATGAAGACATCAAGGTCATCGTCGACTGGCTGTTGACGCTCTGA
- a CDS encoding copper chaperone PCu(A)C, whose protein sequence is MSFSSAFESAIYGYFRRRLIEDSDTHEEFSKMSCFKRFSLVGLFLICAGQAAVAGNVADGIMVDDPYVRAVPPGQPNSASFMGLHNMGKAGSALTAASSPAAEVVELHTHTMEEGMMRMRKVEKIDLPAGEMVKLQPGGLHLMLIGLKQKLVPDAKVSLTLTFEDGSSLQVDTPVRKLQMRMKQDGQQGHMH, encoded by the coding sequence ATGTCATTCTCGTCAGCCTTTGAGTCAGCCATATACGGCTACTTCCGTCGAAGATTGATTGAAGATAGTGATACGCACGAGGAGTTCAGCAAGATGTCCTGTTTCAAACGTTTTTCTCTAGTCGGATTGTTTCTCATCTGTGCCGGTCAGGCAGCTGTCGCGGGCAATGTCGCTGATGGCATTATGGTGGACGATCCCTATGTCAGGGCTGTTCCGCCGGGTCAGCCGAACTCTGCATCTTTCATGGGTTTGCACAATATGGGTAAAGCGGGGAGTGCCTTGACGGCTGCCAGCAGTCCTGCCGCTGAAGTGGTGGAGTTGCATACCCATACAATGGAAGAGGGAATGATGCGTATGCGCAAGGTGGAGAAGATTGATCTGCCTGCCGGCGAGATGGTCAAGTTGCAGCCCGGTGGGCTGCATTTGATGCTGATCGGTCTGAAGCAGAAACTGGTCCCGGATGCGAAGGTGTCGTTGACCCTGACCTTCGAGGATGGATCGAGCCTGCAAGTGGATACCCCGGTGCGTAAATTGCAGATGCGTATGAAACAGGATGGCCAACAGGGCCATATGCATTGA
- a CDS encoding TusE/DsrC/DsvC family sulfur relay protein: MRLEHPDIADPPEAVKANRTIEVEGRMIAIDDEGYLLDFDDWSPAVTEALAEAAGVKLTEEHWLLIDFLHRFYKEYEIAPEIPILARNLCKDQNDCRWTKRYIETLFPGGAKMACRFAGLTRPVGRSCL, encoded by the coding sequence ATGAGGCTTGAACACCCCGATATAGCCGATCCGCCTGAGGCGGTAAAGGCTAACAGGACCATCGAAGTAGAAGGTCGGATGATCGCTATTGATGATGAAGGGTATCTACTCGACTTCGATGACTGGAGTCCTGCAGTAACTGAAGCCCTGGCAGAAGCCGCTGGTGTAAAACTGACCGAAGAACATTGGTTGTTGATCGATTTTCTGCATCGTTTTTACAAAGAGTATGAGATCGCACCGGAGATACCGATCCTGGCCCGCAATCTATGCAAGGACCAAAACGATTGCCGCTGGACCAAACGCTATATTGAGACCCTTTTTCCCGGTGGCGCAAAGATGGCATGCCGTTTTGCTGGCCTGACAAGGCCTGTCGGGCGCAGCTGCCTGTAG
- a CDS encoding cytochrome c, which produces MNKWFITATIALGIGFNLAHAAGNADEGKNKAAICAGCHGADGNSPINPLWPKIAAQSPRYIEKQIKDFKSGARVDQTMSPMAMPLSDQDIADLAAYYSSQPRQIGEAAADKVSAGEAIYRAGNSETGVAACMACHGPAGSGNPQANFPAIAGQHAPYVEKALKDFRDGKRTNDASKMMQGVVSRMSDEEMAAVAQYVQGLSR; this is translated from the coding sequence ATGAATAAATGGTTCATAACCGCAACTATCGCCCTTGGCATCGGTTTCAATCTGGCCCATGCCGCCGGGAATGCAGATGAGGGAAAAAACAAGGCTGCAATCTGTGCAGGATGCCATGGCGCTGATGGGAATAGCCCTATCAATCCCCTGTGGCCGAAAATTGCGGCACAGTCTCCAAGATACATCGAGAAGCAGATCAAGGATTTTAAATCGGGCGCCCGTGTCGATCAAACCATGTCACCGATGGCAATGCCGCTCTCCGATCAGGATATTGCAGACCTGGCTGCCTACTACTCCAGTCAACCACGGCAGATCGGTGAGGCTGCAGCGGACAAGGTCAGTGCCGGTGAAGCGATCTATAGAGCCGGGAATTCCGAGACCGGCGTGGCTGCCTGTATGGCCTGCCATGGCCCTGCAGGATCAGGTAACCCGCAAGCTAACTTTCCTGCCATAGCCGGCCAGCATGCTCCCTATGTGGAAAAGGCGCTGAAAGATTTTCGTGACGGTAAGCGTACCAACGATGCGAGCAAGATGATGCAGGGAGTTGTATCCCGTATGAGTGACGAAGAAATGGCGGCGGTTGCCCAGTATGTCCAGGGTCTGAGCAGGTAA
- a CDS encoding diguanylate cyclase, giving the protein MNEKDWKERYEELLRQHESEDEANRELEELLTRTIIRLTLAANGLDPRLDPHLKGVRDAVRGGVNDKLKSKLNALSDGLLHFSEDAGEEDVDTTGDYIKLLDSLQLNKKQAQEAAGLMHQLADDPSQMEIGQFSRLVQLLSRDQPAKVKKTGLFERLLGGAQGEHEQGPKPNDILLNLLEQASWPGHWGDEISQLKRRLDGKASTDAWSEVLRDLLELSAKSYGQVQMEIKEAEDFLEELTQRLQDLGVHLQSAHDGRNQIIEYGRSLSEKVTGHVGDLGESVQTATDLQQLKTAVRERLSLIQSNIDDYLHEEKQWHQKTEESEQELKHRLAKLEKESSELRSRMVEAHHLALIDAVTGLPNRLAYEERVEQEYARWKRFNDPLCMLVWDIDDFKSINDRFGHQAGDKALRVIAKSLQSRLRVTDFIARYGGEEFVCLLCGTEGGEALKVADEMRRSVETNGFHSAGKPVPVTISCGIAPFTGSDSIDSVFLRADKALYEAKKAGKNRCQLG; this is encoded by the coding sequence ATGAATGAGAAAGACTGGAAAGAGCGATACGAAGAACTGCTGCGTCAACATGAAAGCGAGGATGAAGCCAACCGCGAGCTGGAAGAGTTACTGACTCGCACCATCATACGCTTGACCCTTGCAGCCAACGGTCTCGATCCCCGCCTGGACCCCCACCTGAAAGGTGTCCGTGACGCTGTCCGCGGTGGCGTCAACGATAAACTGAAGAGTAAACTGAACGCTCTGTCGGATGGATTGCTCCACTTCTCGGAAGATGCCGGTGAAGAGGATGTCGATACGACAGGCGACTATATCAAGCTGCTCGATTCCCTTCAATTAAACAAAAAACAGGCACAGGAAGCGGCTGGGTTAATGCATCAGCTGGCCGATGATCCGTCACAGATGGAGATTGGTCAGTTCTCCCGATTGGTTCAGCTCTTGAGCAGGGACCAGCCCGCAAAAGTGAAAAAGACAGGGTTGTTCGAACGTCTGCTGGGTGGTGCTCAAGGTGAACATGAGCAGGGACCGAAACCCAATGATATTCTGCTCAATTTACTGGAGCAGGCCTCGTGGCCGGGACATTGGGGAGATGAAATCAGTCAATTGAAACGGCGTCTCGACGGAAAGGCATCAACCGATGCCTGGTCGGAAGTCCTGCGTGATCTGCTCGAACTCTCGGCAAAATCCTATGGCCAGGTCCAGATGGAGATCAAGGAGGCAGAGGATTTTCTGGAAGAACTGACCCAGCGGCTGCAGGATCTGGGTGTGCATCTGCAAAGTGCCCACGATGGACGAAATCAGATCATCGAGTACGGTCGGAGTTTGAGCGAGAAGGTGACCGGCCATGTCGGTGATCTGGGTGAGAGTGTCCAGACGGCGACCGATCTGCAACAGTTGAAGACGGCCGTGCGTGAACGCTTGAGCCTTATCCAGAGTAATATCGATGACTACCTTCACGAAGAGAAACAGTGGCACCAAAAGACCGAAGAGAGTGAACAGGAGTTGAAACATCGGTTGGCGAAACTGGAGAAGGAGTCCAGCGAACTGCGTTCACGCATGGTGGAGGCCCATCATCTGGCGCTGATTGATGCCGTGACCGGATTACCCAACCGACTGGCCTACGAAGAACGGGTGGAGCAAGAGTATGCCCGCTGGAAGCGATTCAACGACCCACTCTGCATGCTGGTCTGGGACATCGATGATTTTAAATCGATCAATGACCGCTTTGGTCATCAGGCCGGAGACAAGGCCCTGCGGGTCATCGCAAAGAGTCTGCAGTCGCGTCTCAGAGTAACTGACTTTATTGCCCGCTATGGTGGTGAGGAGTTCGTCTGCCTGCTTTGCGGTACCGAAGGTGGCGAGGCATTGAAGGTTGCTGATGAGATGCGCAGGTCGGTAGAGACCAATGGCTTCCATTCAGCCGGAAAACCGGTTCCGGTGACCATCTCGTGCGGTATTGCGCCCTTTACGGGGAGTGATTCAATCGACAGCGTGTTTTTACGGGCGGACAAGGCCCTCTATGAGGCGAAGAAGGCCGGCAAAAACCGTTGTCAGTTGGGTTAA
- a CDS encoding HAD-IIB family hydrolase, producing MGWLVFTDLDGTLLDHNSRDHHEALPALQRLRERHIPVIPVSSKTHAELAVLMQRLGLEGPMIGENGAVIIYPGEAPQIAPPGYLQIRDFLVDSRTNPSYDTLGFGDMTVDEVMAYTGLEKEMAQLAMHRLGSEAFFWQGSEAGLSQFRLDVTHAGLRLLQGDRFHHLLGDTDKGKAIGYVTRHLKRNGYAVTKTVGLGDSNIDREMLLAVDIPIIVRKPDGTHITLEQRPDATITDLPGPAGWNQAIHNLLQQA from the coding sequence ATGGGATGGCTTGTATTCACAGACCTTGACGGCACACTATTGGATCACAATAGTCGCGATCATCATGAGGCGCTTCCCGCGCTGCAGAGACTCAGAGAACGGCATATTCCGGTCATTCCCGTGTCAAGCAAGACCCATGCTGAACTTGCTGTTTTAATGCAAAGACTCGGACTCGAAGGACCCATGATCGGTGAGAATGGCGCCGTTATCATCTATCCCGGTGAGGCCCCACAGATCGCTCCTCCGGGCTATCTGCAGATCCGTGATTTTCTCGTCGATAGCCGGACAAATCCCAGCTACGACACCCTGGGATTCGGAGACATGACCGTGGATGAGGTCATGGCATATACCGGACTGGAAAAGGAGATGGCGCAGCTCGCCATGCACAGACTCGGTTCAGAGGCGTTTTTCTGGCAAGGCAGCGAAGCCGGACTAAGCCAGTTCCGGCTGGATGTCACCCATGCTGGTTTGCGACTTTTACAAGGCGACCGATTCCACCACCTGTTGGGTGATACGGACAAAGGCAAGGCAATCGGATATGTGACCAGACATCTGAAGCGGAACGGATATGCAGTCACCAAAACCGTGGGCCTGGGTGACAGCAACATTGATCGGGAGATGCTGCTGGCAGTCGATATTCCGATCATAGTACGCAAACCTGACGGCACTCATATCACACTTGAACAACGACCCGATGCCACGATCACTGATCTGCCCGGCCCTGCTGGTTGGAATCAGGCGATTCACAATCTGTTACAACAGGCATGA
- a CDS encoding efflux RND transporter periplasmic adaptor subunit, with translation MNRLSIATALLNFKGVLTETISWDSAANFFPARNNVDVTLVTPMAGKYSANGLLVWPYLLFLILISTSGWGADKPAPLVIVAEVLEDDFIERIEALGTLRANESVELTVNVTETVSAIHFDDGERVETGQVLVEMTNREEHALLQEARATLNEAKRQYNRVSRLESQGIEAQSLLDQRRREVDTARARLAAIQSRLADRLITAPFSGVIGLRNISVGALVETGDTITTLDDDTTMKLEFAVSSVYLADLQPGLMIRARSRAFLDRIFEGEVKVVDSRVDPVNRSVLVRAMIANPERWLKPGMLMTVELLHNPRRTLLIPESALMPKGSDQFVFVVEGEENRVKKRKISIGSRRPGEVEVVSGLMIGERVITHGTDKAKADGKVRIKGVQKGEVAIDALLKPLVKATKGKP, from the coding sequence GTGAATAGACTTTCAATAGCCACTGCACTGTTAAATTTCAAAGGAGTGCTGACTGAGACAATCAGTTGGGATTCTGCCGCCAATTTCTTTCCGGCAAGAAACAATGTGGACGTGACGCTTGTGACTCCCATGGCTGGAAAATATTCCGCCAATGGCTTGTTGGTCTGGCCATACCTGTTGTTTTTGATACTGATCTCCACGTCCGGCTGGGGTGCGGATAAGCCGGCCCCCCTGGTAATCGTTGCGGAAGTCCTCGAGGATGATTTCATCGAGCGGATCGAGGCATTGGGTACACTCAGAGCGAATGAATCGGTCGAATTGACAGTGAATGTGACGGAGACGGTCAGCGCGATTCATTTCGATGACGGTGAGCGGGTTGAGACCGGACAGGTGTTGGTGGAGATGACAAACCGTGAGGAGCATGCCCTTTTGCAGGAGGCCAGGGCCACTCTCAATGAGGCCAAGCGCCAATATAACCGGGTCAGTCGGCTCGAATCTCAGGGAATCGAGGCGCAGTCACTGCTCGATCAGAGACGACGCGAAGTGGATACCGCTCGCGCCCGCCTGGCGGCCATCCAATCCCGTCTTGCGGATCGGCTGATCACAGCGCCCTTTTCGGGTGTCATCGGTCTGCGCAACATCAGTGTCGGTGCTTTGGTTGAAACCGGCGATACCATCACCACCCTGGACGATGACACCACCATGAAGCTGGAATTCGCTGTGTCATCCGTCTATCTCGCGGATCTGCAACCCGGCTTGATGATTCGTGCCCGCAGTCGTGCCTTCCTGGATCGTATCTTCGAGGGTGAAGTGAAGGTCGTGGATAGTCGGGTCGATCCGGTCAATCGCTCGGTCCTGGTGCGAGCCATGATTGCCAATCCGGAGCGATGGTTGAAGCCGGGCATGCTGATGACAGTCGAACTGTTGCACAATCCCCGTCGTACCCTGCTGATACCCGAGTCTGCGCTCATGCCAAAGGGTAGCGATCAGTTTGTTTTCGTTGTTGAGGGTGAAGAGAATCGGGTGAAGAAAAGGAAAATCTCCATCGGCTCACGCCGCCCTGGCGAGGTGGAGGTGGTCAGCGGATTGATGATAGGGGAGCGTGTCATCACCCATGGCACGGATAAGGCCAAGGCCGATGGGAAGGTACGTATCAAGGGCGTGCAGAAAGGCGAGGTTGCCATCGACGCCTTACTCAAGCCATTGGTCAAGGCCACCAAGGGCAAGCCATGA
- the phbB gene encoding acetoacetyl-CoA reductase: MGRVALVTGGTRGIGEAISVALKDAGYTVAANFGGNEEAAKAFTERTGIPAYKFDVGDFDAVQAGIAKIEEEIGPIEVLVNNAGITRDGTMHKMNFEKWDKVIQTNLASCFNACHAVISGMRERGFGRIVNIGSVNGQAGQYGQVNYAAAKSGIHGFTKALALEGATKGITVNAVAPGYVATDMVRAVPEDILVKIIKTIPVGRLGEPEDIARSVLFLVADDASFITGSTLSVNGGQHMY, from the coding sequence ATGGGACGTGTAGCATTAGTGACTGGAGGAACACGCGGAATTGGTGAGGCAATCTCTGTAGCATTGAAAGATGCGGGTTACACGGTTGCCGCAAACTTCGGCGGCAATGAAGAGGCGGCCAAGGCATTTACTGAACGTACCGGCATCCCCGCCTATAAGTTCGATGTCGGTGATTTTGATGCGGTCCAGGCTGGAATCGCAAAGATTGAAGAAGAGATCGGGCCAATTGAGGTCCTGGTCAACAATGCCGGAATTACCCGAGACGGTACCATGCATAAAATGAACTTTGAAAAATGGGACAAGGTCATCCAGACCAATCTGGCCTCATGCTTCAATGCCTGTCACGCTGTCATCAGTGGTATGCGTGAGCGGGGTTTCGGCCGCATTGTCAATATCGGTTCTGTGAACGGCCAGGCCGGACAGTATGGACAGGTCAATTATGCGGCGGCGAAATCAGGTATCCATGGTTTCACAAAAGCCTTGGCCTTGGAGGGCGCCACCAAAGGCATTACCGTCAACGCTGTGGCGCCGGGCTATGTGGCAACCGACATGGTGCGTGCCGTACCGGAGGATATTTTGGTGAAAATCATCAAGACAATACCGGTTGGGCGTCTCGGAGAACCGGAAGATATTGCCCGTTCCGTGTTGTTCCTGGTTGCTGACGATGCAAGCTTCATCACCGGATCGACACTTTCTGTGAATGGGGGTCAACATATGTATTAA